The sequence ATGGTGTTCGCCAGGCTCCTATTCGTGGCCCTGAACTACCGGGACTATCACAGCCTCGCCGAAATCGCCATGGTGTGGCAGGGCGGGATGTCATTCCACGGCGGCCTGCTTGGCGGCGTCCTTGGGGGTATGTACTTCTGCCGTCTGCGAAAGATCTCCGCGTGGGACCTTGCGGACGTCGTGGCGCCGGGGATTGCCATCGGATACGCCATCGGCCGTATCGGCTGCTTCCTCAACGGCTGCTGCTACGGGTCCGAGTGTCACCTGCCGTGGGCGATGCGTTTCCCGGACCTCAACTACCCTGGGATGCTCACGCCACCGAGCCACCCCGCGATGCTATATTCGAGCATCGCCGGCCTTTTAATGTTCGGCATCCTCACCGCCGTGGACAAGCGGCGGAAATACGCCGGGCAGACGTTTCTCACATTCCTCGTCCTGTACTGCGTCTACCGGTTTCTCATCGAATACGTGCGGGCCGGTGTCACCGCTGTCGTGGCTGTCGACGGCCTCACGCAAGCGCAGATCGCCAGTGTCGTTATCGCGCTGGTTGCGCTGGCGGTGGCGTTCCGGCGCTCTCGCAAGACGGGCGCACAGACATCAGCCGGGAACCGGGCCAAACCATGAACGAAATACAAACCGCCATCGTGCCGGAGGGGTGCCCTGCCCAGCGCCTGGACGTGTTCCTGGCAGCCCTTATTGAGGGGTCAAGCCGCAGCGCCGCCCAACGCATCATCCGGAACGGCCTCGCCACAGTGAACGGTAAGGTTGCGAAATCCAAAGACGCGGTACAAGCCGGCGATATTGTGGCGTTCACGGCGCCCGACGCGGTGACGCCGACGGCACAGCCGGAAGACCTCCCTCTGGAGATACTTTTCGAAGACGACTCTTTACTGGTGGTGAACAAGGGGCAGGGGATGACCACCCACCCCGCGCCGGGCAGCCCCGGGGGAACGCTTGTGAACGCCTTGCTGGGGCGTGGCGTCTCGCTGAGCGAAGGCGGCAGCGCCCTGCGGCCCGGGATTGTACATCGCCTCGACAAAGACACGAGCGGCCTGCTTGTCGTTGCCAAGAATGCTTCCGCGCACATTTTTCTCGCGCGCCAGCTAGCCGACAGGACTCTCAGCCGTCGGTATATCACGATTATCTGGGGGGTTCCGCGGTGGCTGCACGCGCGGGTCGATGCGCCGATCGGGCGCCACGCAACAAACCGCCAGAAGATGTCGGTGGTCCCGATGGGAGAGGGCCGCGCATCCATCACGGACCTTGACGTGCTGGAACCGTTGGGCGCATTCGCGCTGGTGCGGGCACGCTTACAGAGCGGGCGGACACACCAGATTCGCGTGCACGCGGCGTATTCCGGGCACCCGGTGCTAGGAGATCGCCTCTACGGCGGAGAGCGGCGAGGCCAGGTGAAGCTGCTGCCTCCGGAGGCTTCTGAGGCCATCGCCAGACTGCCCGGCCAGGCACTGCACGCGGCTCATCTCGCCTTCGTCCACCCCGTGTCCAATGAGAGGATGTCATTCACTTCCGCGCCTCCGGCAGAGTTTCTGTCCGTGCTCTCGGCGCTGGGCAGCGGCTTCACGGTTGACAGCTTGCTTGATGCCGTTCGCGCGGAACCATCATCCGAAAGCGTACTCACTTCGGCCTCAGGCCGCTAGACACAGGATCGGATAAGCATGCACCCGGAAATGCCACAACTTTTCGCGCTCCACGAGGTCGATGCGCTCCTCTTGAACCTGGAACGGACCTACCACAAACTGGATAATGGGGACCGGGCCCGCGCCGCTCTGGATGGCGCCCGCGACGATCTTCGCCGGGCTGAAGAAACCCTCCGGCAGGCGCGCGTGAGGCTGGGCGTCGCGGAGTCGACGCTGAAAGCGAACGAAGAGAAACAGAAGCAGCACAACAAGCGCCTTTATGGCGGCACAGTGGTCAACACGCGCGAGGCGGAGGCCGTGGAGCACGAGATCGTCGTGCTGAAGGCGGCCGCCGGCGACCTCGAGACCGAGATTCTGGAAGCCATGGACGCCATCGAGGCGGGTGAAGCTGCGGTCAAAGCGCTCACGAAATCGGTGGCGGACCGCGAGAGCGAACTGTCCGTTATTATGGCCGCGTATGCTAAAGACGGCGCTGTGATCAAAGAGCAGGCGAGCAGCGCGATGGCAAAGCGCGCGGTGGCCGCCGAACCGCTCAGCGCCGGCGTGATGGCACGATACGACTCGGCAAAGGCGCGCACCCGGGACACGGGTGTCGCTATGCTGGACGGACACACATGCGGCGGCTGCCACATGCAGGTTCACGGCGTTGCCATGCTGAACCTTCGGAACAGCACGGACATCGTGACGTGCGACAATTGCGGCCGGATTCTGTTCTTCCGGGCATAGAGCGTATCCAGGCAGGCATAGCAAGGTAGCCACCGGACGGGCCAACGGCCCGCCCGGTGGGTTTCGTGCTGTCGGGATAAAGGACGAACATACATTCGGACGCGCCGCCGTGCGCCCGAGACAGGTAACTCATGGACACGATCAGACTCATCGAAAACCACGCTTCACTCACCGAAGCGGTGAAATGCGCGGGCTCACGTCGCGGCGTCGGGTTGCACGGCGCAGGGACCGCCAGCCACGGATATCTGCTGGCGGCCTATCTCAACCTGGTTGACGCCAACGCGCCCGCTCTTGTCATCGCGCCCACTGCCGATACCGCGGAACGCCTGTATGCCGATCTCCAGGCGTGGTCCGCGCACGCGCCGGCGCTCTTTCCCGCGTCCGACCTCTACCTGCCGGGACCGGACCCCGTTGCCCCGGCGAGACTCGATGTGCTTGACCGACTTGATGCCGGGGAACCGGTCGTGGTGGTTTCCACCCTGCCGGCAACGCTCCAGCGCACCCGGCGCCATGTGGAACGCCTGACCCTTGCGCGCGGGGCTGAAATCGACCTGGCCGCCTTCTCGGACAGCCTCGGCAAGATCGGTTACGATCGCGCCCCCATGGTCGAACGACCCGGGCAGTTCAGCGTTCGCGGCGGCATCCTGGACGTTTTCCCCAGCACCGCGGAATTCCCGGTGCGGGCCGATCTGCTGGGTGACGAGATCGAGAGCCTGCGCGAGTTTGACCCGGATACGCAGAGAAGCGGGTCCGCGGTGGACTCGGTCCACATCCTTGCCGCCGCAGAGGCGGCCGAGGTCGCGAGCGACGCGTCGCTGATCGACTTCCTGTCCGATGCCAGCCCCGTCGTGATCGTCGAGGTCAATGCGGTGAACGCGCAGTGGGATGAGTTTGCCCGCGCCGCCGACGCGCGGTATCGAACGGCGCTAAAACAGGAGCAGGAGGTTGTCCGGCTTGGCAGCGCCAGCCCGCTCCATGAGTCCCACGAAACGCCGGACGTCTTCCGATCCTGGATGGCGCGCCGCCCGCGCCTCTATCTGGACGTGCTGGAGCGCGAAAACCCCTGGGAGCCGGCCGCAACGCCAGTTTCCATCCCGTCTCTGCCCGTGGACGTTTACCGGGGCCGGATGGACAGCCTGGCCGCTCATCTCACGCAATGCGCGAAGGACGGCGTGCGGACGGCTATCGTATCCAACAGCACACAGCGCTTACAGGAACTGCTGGCCGAGAACGGCGTCGCGCCACAGGACGGCGTCCTCTCACTGCTTCACGGAGAGCAGCGCGCGGGATTCCGGCTGCCCGACCTGAACCTCCTCGTGCTCACGGACGCCGAGGTCTTCGGTGAACGCGAGGCGCACGTCGCCCGCCGCCGGTTCAAAGAGGCCCAGCCGATCTCATCGCTGCTGGAACTGAAGGAAGGCGACCTCGTCGTCCACATCCACCACGGCATCGGCCATTTCCGGGGCCTCAGCGTCATCAAGAGCCCGGACGGGACGCAGAGCGAGTTCCTGCGCATCGACTATGCGGGAAGCGATAAGATCTACGTTCCGACGGAGCAGATGGACCGCGTGCAGAAGTACATCGGTAGCACCGAACGCCCGCCCGCGATCAACCGGCTTGGCGGCCACGAGTGGGCCCGCGCGACGTCCAAGGCCAAGGCGAAGGCCAAGGAAATGGCGGCGGAACTGGTGGCGCTTTACGCTGCGCGCCAGGCGGTGAGGGTGGTCCCCGCCGGGCCGGACACAAGCTGGCAGCAGGAGATGGAGAGCGCCTTTCCGTATCGCGAGACACCGGATCAGACGCAGGCCATCCGCGAGGTGAAAGAGGACCTGCAGCAGGCGCACCCGATGGACCGCCTCGTGTGCGGAGACGTCGGCTTCGGTAAAACGGAGGTCGCCGTCAGGGCCGCCTTCAAAATGGTGAACGAAGGGAAGCAAGTGGCCGTGCTTGTCCCGACGACGATCCTCGCGGAACAACACATGAACACCTTCCGTGAGCGCATGGATGCGTTTCCGATCACCATAGAGATGCTCAGCCGATTCCGTACGCCCAAGGAAACCAAGGTTATCCTCGAGGGGCTTCGCGATGGAAACGTGGACATCATCATCGGCACGCATCGGCTGTTAAGCAAGGATATCCATTTCCGCGATCTCGGCCTGCTGGTCGTTGACGAGGAGCAACGGTTCGGGGTGGTTCACAAGGAGCGCATCAAGCAGATGCGAAGGTCCGTCCACGTGCTTACGATGACCGCCACCCCGATCCCGCGCACGCTGCACATGGGGCTGGCCGGCATCCGGGAACTGAGCGTTATGAACGATCCGCCGGAAGGCCGGACGCCGATTCGCACCATCCTCACTGAGCAGTCCGATGCGCTGGTGCGGGAGGCCATCCTCCACGAGACGGACCGTGGCGGGCAGGTCTACCTCGTACACAACCGGGTGGAAGACATCGAATCCATCGCGCAACGCCTCGGCAAACTGGTTCCTACCGCGCGGATAACGGTGGGGCATGGACAGATGGCCGAGAAGCACCTCGAGCAGGTGATGTGGGACTTCTACCACCGGCGCTTCGATGTTCTGGTGTGCACGACCATCATCGAAAGCGGCCTCGACGTCCCCAACGCGAACACGATTATCATCAACAATGCCGACCGGTTCGGCCTGTCGCAGTTATATCAGTTGCGCGGCAGGGTGGGGCGCTCCCCCCGCCAGGCCTACTGCTATCTGCTGTACCGGGCCCACAAGCAGATGTCCGAGGAGGCCGAGCAGCGCCTTCAGGCCGTGAAGGAGTTCTCGGAACTGGGCAGCGGGTTCAAGATCGCGATGCGCGACCTGGAGATCCGCGGCGCCGGCAACCTGCTGGGAGCCGAACAGAGCGGAATGGTTGCGAGCGTGGGGTTCGAGTATTACTGCCAGTTGATTCAACAGGCCGTGGCCGAGTTCAAAGGCGAGGTGGACGAGCAGTGGAACCTGCCGGCCGCGGACATCCCGGTCCCGGCGTTCATCCCATCGGACTACATCGCCGACGACGGCCTGCGGATCGCCTTCTACAAGAAGGTGACGGCCGTAAGGGAAGAAAAGGGATTGAAGACGCTGCAGGAGGAATTCGAGGACAGGTTTGGCGATCCCCCGAAACCGGTCTGGAACATGCTGCGCCTGCTGGGAGTGCGGCTGAAGATGAAGGAAGGCGGCTTGATAGCGCTCGCCGGCAACCAGGCGCGCGTGGTGGTGAAACTGCCGCGCAACCTTGAGAGCGATGAACGGTGGGAGATGCAGCGCCGCCGCAAGCGCTGGACCGTTGAGCAGTCCAGCATCGAGATCCCGGTGACCAACGGAGATGCCCTTCGCGCCGCCGAAGACGCCATCCCGAGGGTAATCGCGGACCTGGGGCGGTAGTGTCTGGTGTTTTGCGCTTGAAAGTAACTCGATGCAACATACCGCTACGTGTCGACCCCGACCACGTATCGGATGACCCTAACCGCATCTGTCAGTTCAATGCCGTTTGCCGAACGGTCCACCCACTGGAAATCCAACCGGTAGGGCGCTGACGGAGAGGGGATCTCTAGCCCTCCAGCGATTGACAAAGCCTGGATAGCTTCGGAGAACGTGTATACCGGCAAGCGCATCGTGAACTCGCGACCGACGGCATCGAGGGGAACGGGCGAAACAGCCTCAGGTGCCGGCTTCCCCATCGTGACTTCGCGACTGACTGCTTCGAGCGGAGTGGGGGCAGCGGTGGCTGGGGCTTCGCGTCCAACTGCAACCTCACGCGAGACGGCGTCCTTCGGAAGAGGTTGCCCAACAATCGGCGCAGGGTTGTAGAAAGAAACTTCCCTTGACACCGCGTCCAAGGGACCATTCTGTTGGCTCTGTGCGGGTTCCACTATGGTGGCGAGAACGCAGGAGATCACCGCCATCGGGAATACCGCGCGGCGTGAGAGCTGCATCATTTTCACGACGCGCTCGCGCGGGCCTGAACGGCAGCCAGGCCAAACGGCACGTCCATTTGAGCCTGCCAAACGGACGATACGGCGTCGCCGCTCAAGAAAGTGGCGGTGAATGTGGAATCCGGTCCGGTGCGTGGAACAAGGCGAACAACCACCTTCCAATTAACCGGGACGTTTGTCGCTGCTATCGTGACCAAGACTGATGGAGTTGTGTCTAGTGTGACGTCCTGCCCTGGGTAGTTGAAGCTCGCGAGCGGATCAGATGGCACTTCGACGTTGCCAATCCTCGTTACCGTGACGGCGGGCCAATTGGACGGTGGCCAGATCTGCGGCGGCGTCGCAGGCGCAGAGAACGTGGTAGATGGTTGGCCAAAGTAATCTATCGCGTGGTTCGCCTCCGTGCTTGTGGTTGCCCCCAAAAGTCTCCCAGTCCTGCCCGCCAGCGTATCGCACACCAAGCGAACTGCACCTGAGCTGCCTCCTCCGTAGTATCCACCGCCGCCTCCGCCTGTGTCGACCAATCCTTCTAATGTGAGCTTCGTCGCGCAAGCTATCAGAATGGCACCTCCACCCGCGCCGCCGTCACTCGTGACCCCGCCGCTACCACCGCCATTGGATCCGGATCCTCCCGACCCCCCTATCAGGTAAGAGATTTTCGGATTCAAGTACGATGATGATCCGCTTGCACCCGAAAACACGTTATACTTCCCACCACCAGGTCCAAACCCAGGGGAAGGTAGGATGTATGTGGAGCCTCGTGACCCTCCGCGAAAGCCGCCGGGACCGGGTTCGGTCAGGTTTCCGACAGATATATCACCAGCTCCGCGCAAGTTTACTATTCCGGTAATCGTCACATCCCCCTGCACGAGCCAAACGACCGGGGGGTTGGCGGGGTGGTTCTTGAAGGTGACGGTAACGCCGGCGGGGATGTTCACGCTGCTGTACTTGAATACCACCGCCCATTTCGAGGAATCGTAGATGCCCTTGCCGGTGTTCGCGGTGTTGGGAGCATCCCACTGGCCGGTCACCGCCTGGGAAAGATCAATTTCCACGTTCGAGGTTGGATTGAAGGCTCCATCGGAACCATCTGATGGGATGCTGATGTTGGCGCGCCCGACTCCGCACAGGAGCCCGAGGGCTGCGAGACTAAGAAAAAAACGCTGGGACATAGGGGACGCACCTTTCGACAAGTTCGCTCCAGAAGTTGGCGTACTATATGTCGTGCTTGCTCGATAAGACAAACACCCAACCGCTCCGCGCCGCCGAAGACGCCATCCCGAGGATTATGGCGGACCTGGCGAGATAGTGCAAACCAACGAGTCTACGCAACGGATGTAAACAGGAGCGGGCCGCCGGATGGGATCAAAGAGGGAGGAAATAGACCCGATTCGCGAAATCTTCGGCATTGCCTGCGCGTGCCAGGTATTCCAAGTCATCAATGCACTGCGCGATTGAAACCCGTTGCTGTTGGGCGTAAACGAGGCCAACGAACGGAATGGATTCGTTTTGTCGCCGCATCGCTTCGGCGAGTAGATCTCGGTCCTGGCTGAACAAGACCCGGTTCAAGAGCGTCGCATGATCAAGAACGTCGGGGTCACTTGCACCCTCCCCCTGTTCCTGCTGGACGGCAAGGACATCCATTCCGCAGATTCGCAGGGCCGTGGTGATCGCCCCATTGACATTCTCATCCATGTAAAGACGCATTTCCGCCTAATCAATACTGCGCGGGCGCAACCTGGCCTCAAAGTCCTCACGGGTCAGGGGGTTCGGGCGCGCGGCTCGTGCCTCATCCGCAAATCGCTCGTCCTCCTCGATCTGCGCGTCGATCTGTGGCTTGTGGTCGTAGTAGTAACCCAGGGCAGCGTGCACCTGGCCAAGCGTCAACTGCGGATAGCCAAGGCGGATTTCCGCAGGTGTTTTGCCCCAGACGGCCGCGTCAATCGCCAACTGACTGACCTTAATGCGGGTTCCGGCGATCAGGGCCACGCCTCGGTCGTCTATTACAATGTGCTCGATAGGTACAGTTATCATCTTCCTGCTCCTCATGGCACATTATACCGCGCCCTCACCGAATTCGCTTCCGAAGCTGTCGCAACGCAGAGGCGGCGAGTTTTCGGGCGGCGGCAACGTCTACGCCCGTGAAATTGGGCTCATAGGACTTCAGGAGCTTTCGGCACGAGATGAAAAGGTAGCGTGGGCCGGTGACGAGGTCGGTCGTCACAAGTTGGCTCATACCAACGGTCAGCTGGATGAGCCCCTTGTGGAAATCACTTCGATCGGGGAACCACAGTGCCTCAATGAAATCGAGTGAGGTGTGATAGCGGCCGGCCGCAAAGTGTTCCAGCCAGAGCGCCATCTCCGGGGGGTAGGCGCTCAACGGGTCCAGGTTCAGAGAGACGGGCTTTCGCATAAGCGTCAACCTACGTTGCGAGGCCCCCGAATTTCCGGGTGCGGCGCTGGTAGT is a genomic window of Armatimonadota bacterium containing:
- a CDS encoding DUF433 domain-containing protein — translated: MITVPIEHIVIDDRGVALIAGTRIKVSQLAIDAAVWGKTPAEIRLGYPQLTLGQVHAALGYYYDHKPQIDAQIEEDERFADEARAARPNPLTREDFEARLRPRSID
- the mfd gene encoding transcription-repair coupling factor, producing the protein MDTIRLIENHASLTEAVKCAGSRRGVGLHGAGTASHGYLLAAYLNLVDANAPALVIAPTADTAERLYADLQAWSAHAPALFPASDLYLPGPDPVAPARLDVLDRLDAGEPVVVVSTLPATLQRTRRHVERLTLARGAEIDLAAFSDSLGKIGYDRAPMVERPGQFSVRGGILDVFPSTAEFPVRADLLGDEIESLREFDPDTQRSGSAVDSVHILAAAEAAEVASDASLIDFLSDASPVVIVEVNAVNAQWDEFARAADARYRTALKQEQEVVRLGSASPLHESHETPDVFRSWMARRPRLYLDVLERENPWEPAATPVSIPSLPVDVYRGRMDSLAAHLTQCAKDGVRTAIVSNSTQRLQELLAENGVAPQDGVLSLLHGEQRAGFRLPDLNLLVLTDAEVFGEREAHVARRRFKEAQPISSLLELKEGDLVVHIHHGIGHFRGLSVIKSPDGTQSEFLRIDYAGSDKIYVPTEQMDRVQKYIGSTERPPAINRLGGHEWARATSKAKAKAKEMAAELVALYAARQAVRVVPAGPDTSWQQEMESAFPYRETPDQTQAIREVKEDLQQAHPMDRLVCGDVGFGKTEVAVRAAFKMVNEGKQVAVLVPTTILAEQHMNTFRERMDAFPITIEMLSRFRTPKETKVILEGLRDGNVDIIIGTHRLLSKDIHFRDLGLLVVDEEQRFGVVHKERIKQMRRSVHVLTMTATPIPRTLHMGLAGIRELSVMNDPPEGRTPIRTILTEQSDALVREAILHETDRGGQVYLVHNRVEDIESIAQRLGKLVPTARITVGHGQMAEKHLEQVMWDFYHRRFDVLVCTTIIESGLDVPNANTIIINNADRFGLSQLYQLRGRVGRSPRQAYCYLLYRAHKQMSEEAEQRLQAVKEFSELGSGFKIAMRDLEIRGAGNLLGAEQSGMVASVGFEYYCQLIQQAVAEFKGEVDEQWNLPAADIPVPAFIPSDYIADDGLRIAFYKKVTAVREEKGLKTLQEEFEDRFGDPPKPVWNMLRLLGVRLKMKEGGLIALAGNQARVVVKLPRNLESDERWEMQRRRKRWTVEQSSIEIPVTNGDALRAAEDAIPRVIADLGR
- a CDS encoding DUF5615 family PIN-like protein; this translates as MDENVNGAITTALRICGMDVLAVQQEQGEGASDPDVLDHATLLNRVLFSQDRDLLAEAMRRQNESIPFVGLVYAQQQRVSIAQCIDDLEYLARAGNAEDFANRVYFLPL
- the lgt gene encoding prolipoprotein diacylglyceryl transferase, with the protein product MHPILFQLGPIRVYSFGVMVMLGFLAAAWWATRSGARRGISPETVMDAALFIFVPAMVFARLLFVALNYRDYHSLAEIAMVWQGGMSFHGGLLGGVLGGMYFCRLRKISAWDLADVVAPGIAIGYAIGRIGCFLNGCCYGSECHLPWAMRFPDLNYPGMLTPPSHPAMLYSSIAGLLMFGILTAVDKRRKYAGQTFLTFLVLYCVYRFLIEYVRAGVTAVVAVDGLTQAQIASVVIALVALAVAFRRSRKTGAQTSAGNRAKP
- a CDS encoding RluA family pseudouridine synthase — its product is MNEIQTAIVPEGCPAQRLDVFLAALIEGSSRSAAQRIIRNGLATVNGKVAKSKDAVQAGDIVAFTAPDAVTPTAQPEDLPLEILFEDDSLLVVNKGQGMTTHPAPGSPGGTLVNALLGRGVSLSEGGSALRPGIVHRLDKDTSGLLVVAKNASAHIFLARQLADRTLSRRYITIIWGVPRWLHARVDAPIGRHATNRQKMSVVPMGEGRASITDLDVLEPLGAFALVRARLQSGRTHQIRVHAAYSGHPVLGDRLYGGERRGQVKLLPPEASEAIARLPGQALHAAHLAFVHPVSNERMSFTSAPPAEFLSVLSALGSGFTVDSLLDAVRAEPSSESVLTSASGR
- a CDS encoding C4-type zinc ribbon domain-containing protein, with the translated sequence MPQLFALHEVDALLLNLERTYHKLDNGDRARAALDGARDDLRRAEETLRQARVRLGVAESTLKANEEKQKQHNKRLYGGTVVNTREAEAVEHEIVVLKAAAGDLETEILEAMDAIEAGEAAVKALTKSVADRESELSVIMAAYAKDGAVIKEQASSAMAKRAVAAEPLSAGVMARYDSAKARTRDTGVAMLDGHTCGGCHMQVHGVAMLNLRNSTDIVTCDNCGRILFFRA